TTACGGAGTACGAATAGAGTAACTAGgaatgtggaggagggaagggaaggggacgggacgggacgggacgggacggggaggggaggggacggggaggagagaggaaaaaaaaaagggatgggagaatggggaaaagagaaggaggagggaaaggggaaggggatgaaaaaaataaatctaaccCATTTTTATCCTCCCTTTGAACGAAAATAATTGTTACAAGGAGggaatggggaggggagggggaagggaagggaagggaaggggaagaagaaacttaatctaacccatTTTATCCCACTtcccttgaaaaaaaatcatcgttACAAGGAGGGAattggagaaggggagaggaatggaaggggaaggaaatgagaagaataaACTGTAATTTACCCTATTTTATCCCGcttcctttgaaaaaaaaaaagttacaagggggaatgggagagggagagggagaggggaatggaaggagaaggggaaggggaagaagaaacttGATCTACCCcattttatccttctcctttcaaaaaaaaatgttacaaggAGTcagtgggagagggggaggggaataaCAAGCTCTGATCCTGCCTGAATCTGAAGATGAACTTATGacgttagaggaggaggaggaggaggaggaagaggaagaaaaaagaagaggaggaggacaaagaggaaaaaaaaagtaatagttgGTGGGGAGGAGACTTCTGCTGTTCTTTCCTGTGTCATCAAATAGTGTCAGTTCCCTTCTGGCTGTACTGTAATACTGACCATGAGGGTTTTCTAATGGCACCCTTTTAATACCCATCATTATACGTGtccttgtatatatgtatttgcaTAACTAATTGACgtactgagagagagggagagggacgagggACGAGGCTAAACACTGTCATATCCTAATTActgtcctttattttcttatttcactaATTACAATCTTGCTTGGGCTATCGTATATATGTATCTATTCGTAAGACTTTTTGCAATAGCCTGATTACTGCCCCCGAGGATTTTCGTAATGTCACCCTTAACACCCCTCAATTTACATATATGCCCTTTTGTgttcatttcagagagagagagagagagagagagagagagagagagagagagagagagagagagagacagacagacagacagagacaatacTTCATTTAATCTGTAAAAAAAATCGCTTTCcttgtaaaaataacaaaataagtatgtatttttaacacacacacacacacacacacacacacacacacacacacacacacacacacacacacacacacacacacacacacacacacacacacacacacacacacacacacacacacacacacaggaagagagagacagacacagacagacagacagacagacagagaccgagagagagtacatacatGGAAGCGCGTGGtatggtgtggcgtggcgtggctggGCGGTGTGGGAGCCGATCACAAAAAGATGGTGTCTAGGATCTCCGCGGTGAGGGTGCGGTGCGGGGCCGTCTCGTCCACCTCGGGCAGGGCGAAGACACGCTCGTTGAGGGAGTAGAGGTAGGGCGCCGATTGACAGTCCACGTTGTACCACCAGTCGCACACGAAGAACGCCTGGTTGAACATGGTGCCGTTGGGACATAAGAACGAGGCCTGCCGTCCGTCTAGATCGCAGTAGTGCCACGCCTGTTAGGGACAGACGGTGGTGGAGAATTAGGAAGCTGAAATTAGGAGTAGTTTGATTATTAGATATGTAGAAATGAAGGATAGTAAGAGTattagtttaggttagttttgtttggttatgataggttaggttaagtttaattAAGATTGCTTACTTAGAAATCAAGACTCGTTAGAATATTAAGTAAAGTTAAATGTAGTAAGAgtattagtttaggttagggtagattagataagataggttaggtttgcttAAATTAATATCACTCAAAAAAATTGAGTCATTAAATTATTAGGAACAGCAATTAATGGTAGTAAGAGTATTggttttagttaggttaggttaggattggatAAGATAGGTTAATTTTAATGAAGATCACCAACATAGAAATCAAATGTGTGTTATGTAGAAGttaagggttaggttaggttagggttagataagataagatagattaggtttggttagattaataTCACTCACAGAAATTGAGTCGTTAAATTatacatagaaattaatggtaGTAAGAGtattggtttaggttaggttaggttaggattggatAAGATAGGTTAGTTTTAATGAAGATAACCAACATAGGAATCAAGAGTCGTAAAAGTGTCATGTACATAtgtagaaattaatgaaagtaagagtattagattagattagggtTAGATAAgatagattaggtttggttaaattGATATTACTCCCACAGAAATTGAGTCGTTAAATTATTAGGAACATAGAAATGAATGGTGGTTTAGGTTATGTGAAATTAGGTTAGGATTagataagataggttaggttagttttaattAAGATCACCTACATAGAAATCAGGGGTCGTAAGATTGGTAGGTATGTAGAAATATATGAATTAAGGGTAAGAGTATTAGTTTATAGGTTAGGTattttaggttacgttaggttagattaatagTACATAGACACTGATGATCGTAACATTATATTATCTGTGGAAATTATGAGTAGTAAGAGTATTACATTGGACTGCCTTAAGTTAGGTTGGTTGGTTTGTGTTTaggttcggttcggttcggttcaATATGGCCTGCATAGATATAAAGGATTGTAGGATTATTGATATTGTAGGAATTAAAGGTAGTAACagtattaggttaggttaagattgttACCTACAGTGCATAGAAATTAAGGATCTGAGGATTATTAGTTatgtagattctctctctctctctctctctctctctctctctctctctctctctctctctctctctctctctctctctctctctctctctctctctctctctctctctctctctctctctctacatttactCTTGTCACCCTCACCCGTCACACCCTCTCCAATCTCCCACGTGCACTGTATCTGATCACCTGAACTCGCTTATCTAGGTCTTGTACCCACCTGTCTACCTGCCTACTTGTCTTCCTGCCCTGGCTGCCCTACCTGTATCTATAATCACAGGTAATATCTGCATTATCCCTCTGATGCATTATTTCACCTATTCAAGACATACcaagttgtttatttatttatttactcgttCGTTCACTTaattattgtgttatttttcagttCACTCGTCGTTTGTATTTTGTCTTAgtgtatgttattattattattttatttaatgtCTGGTGTTATATTGAGCTGGTTTTGTGTTCTGTTCACATGAAATCGGCCATACAATAATCTTTAGTTACTCTTAAAGCATTCCATTCATCGTCttgagttcttttttttctaattacacGTGTCACAGGTGTTAAGTGTTGATATTtggcctgactgactgactgactgactgactgactgactgactgactgactgactgactgactgactgactgactgactgactgactaactaactaactaactaactaactaaccaactaactcactcactaactaactcaactcaactaaccactcactcactcaccaactcaactaactaactaactaactaactaactaactaactaactaactaactaactaactaactaactaactaactaactaactaactaactaactaactaactaactaactgactgactgactgactgactgactacccaCCTTTGTCACTAAGTTTGTAGCAGTCTCCTGTTAAAATGTATAGTTTTCTACAAATTGCACGTGTCACAGGTGTCAATATTGCTATTAGTATTtgaagtgactgactgactaccttAGCGACTGTAAGTTTGTAGTAGTTTCCCTTAAGATGTGGAGTTTTCTGTACTGCACCTATTGCGTTACAGGAGATACTTTAACAAGGAAATGATActaccagtcagccagccagccagtcagtcagtcagtcagtcagtcaatcagtttgtCAGtcggtcaatcagtcagttcaCCAGTCAGTTGGTCGGTCAGTCGGTCAatcagccatccagccagccagccagccagtcagtcagtcagtcagtcagtcagtcagtcagtttgtcagtcggtcaatcagtcagttcaccagttagtcagtcagtcagtcggtcagtcggtCAATCAGCCAGCCATTGCAACCTTAGAGCAACACAAAGTTAACATGATGAGCCCGACACTCACCTGACACCTGGCCTCCGTGTCGGCGTAGAAGCCAGGCCAGGGCATCTCGGAGCAGTAGAAGTTAGTGTAGGGCACGGCGGCGATGATGGGATAGTCCAGGCCGGGCACGCCAGGCACGGTCTCCACCAGGGCGCTGAGAGAGGCCAGACGGGGCAGCAGGTAGGAGTAGAGAGACTGGCGCAGCATGGGGGGCAGCACTATGGTAGAGGGGTCCACGCCGGCTGACCTGCGgggtggtgaaagaggaggaggtgggggaggaggtagTTAATGGTTCTGGAAGGCAGGTAGTGAAGGGCTACGGTAATAAGGGCAGACATCAACTTTCTGAATGAGTTAGACGCTGTGCTATGTTTATAGGGAGTCTGAGTTGTTCAGGAATAGAATAGGACACAACCGTGACAAAGATCTATGAACACTTACGGGTCGTTGCCGGTGCTGTAGGGGCCAAACTCGCTCTCTGAGTTGCCCTCAGTGAGGGTGGGCAGGGTGATGGAGGGGCCTCCTAACGGCGAGGCGTTGCGCTGAACTGACGATCGAATCCCGCCACTTCTGTAGCCGCAATAGCGTTATTTAGATTTATATTAaagcaaaaaagtaaatgatatTGTGAACATAGAATAGATCGCTATAGAGCATAATCTCTGTTAAAGTCATAGAATAGTGTGGGTGTGATTTGTGCGTAGGTGGAGTGGCGGTGCACGGAGAGGCATGAAGTAACAGTGTGGGGTGTGGCAGGTGGCGTGGTTTGCTGCGGGATGCCTACCTCTGCTGGGAGAGAGCAACCAGGGTGAGGAAGTTCACCACGATGGAGGGGTCGAAGTGCTGGTGCGGGGCTTGGCCAGGAGGACGCGACGCCCCGGGCATGGCGGTGCGCAGGCCGCCGATTAGCCTGGTCTGCAACAAACGCATCAGGTCACCCACTTGCGAATTCGTGGACGGCGTGACGCGCCCAGATGGAGGTCGTGCCGCGCCACTGAACCGTTGCTCCACTCTCAAGGGCGTCCCTGCGCTGCTAGGCCCCGGGGCCGTGGCGGTGCGAGGCGGGGCCCTGGACGGCGGGGCTGGGGGCAGGCGTGAGGGGAACCCCgggagggaggtgaaggtgacGGGTATGGGGTGTGCGTCAGGCTTCAGTAGCCCGGAGTGCACGCCGCTGGGGTCCTCACCTGGCCCAGCCCGCCGCTCAGCCTTGCTGGTTAACTCACCGACCTGCAGGCTGCGACCCCGCCCGCCATTCTTGGTAGAGCTGGTAGAGGCCTGGCCTGGGCTGGCCTTCTTGCGTGTAGGTGCTGGTGTTGGGGCCGGGGCCTCGGTGGGCGCCACCAGGCTGTCCTTGAAGATGTCAAACTGTTCCTTCATCAGTCTTGCTAAAACACGCTTGTTTGGGGAGCGACGCGCCCCGGCTGAGTTTGTATTGGTGGTGTTGTCCTTGTTGGCCGGAAGTTTGGGAGGAGGCGgtgtcgtggtggtagtggttgtggtagtagttgtggtagtggtcgtggtcgtggtggtggtggtgggggcggcagtagtagtggtggtggtggtggtggcggcggcgggggggTCAGGTGGGCTGACGTCACTGGCGGCACCAAGCACAGGGCGCGTTATGCCGGCAATGACGCTGCTGCCGATGGCCGGGGGCCCCACCACAGACCTGCCCACAGCGTCATCCAGCACGCTGCGCCCGATTACAAAAATGCTCATGCCAGGCACCACCACGCGGTACACCTCCACGTCTGGCACTCCGcccccgctgctgctgctgctgctgctgctgctactggtcgTTGGTGACCTAGCGGATGTCTGTGCTGCCGCCTCGCCGACACCTGCAGGCACAGCACATGTTATAGattgggcacacacacacacacacacacacacacacacacacacacacacacacacacacacacacacacacacacacacactcaggtaaAGCAATTTGCTGCCCGTGGCACACTTCAAGTGTGATTTTCATGGgaattactcacacacacacacacacacacacacacacacacacacacacacacacacacacacacacacacacacacacacacacaagcgcgcgcgcgcatccggactaaaataagaagaaaatgtgtatgaatgtattttgagatagatagataaatggatgtgCTTATCGGgattaaaataagaagaaaagtcatTTGAacgtatttagagagagagagagagagagagagagagagagagattgtcacaTGTGTACAATATGTCTTCACCTTGGAAAGTTGTGTTCTCGTTAAGTACGGCATACAGTtaaccttttttcccttccacctgGTAGCAACACAAAAAGAACCATGAAATAATTGATTGAAACTATGCGAGACAATACCGGGGAgctgagaggtggtggtgatgggaggtaGTTGAGGTTAGGGGGTTGTAGACAAGGAGACtggtggagaggggagaggagataaaggactggtggagaaggaagagtagatgaaggactgaagaaaaaagaagatataaaagGAATTGAGGGTTTACAAGATggacgataagagagagaagaaaagaagttagagaggaggaggaggaggagggaaagagaaacatgatactgtagtgaagaaagaatgattgtaacttgtaataatagtagtaatatatcgtatgtattatgtattatctattttatatgATGTATTATTTTGCTTATGTCTCGTTGGTACTCCTAGTGTGTTAAGTAACTGACCAAATGAGCGTAGGGTTCTATTAGGTTCAGTTACgttagaaaataatgaacgatATGttgaagttagattaagttactgAATAATGAATCATATATTGAGATTACGTTAGTGAATCGAGAAGTGcgtatttaggttaggttgggtagataaggttgtgttgggttaggtaagataaggttgGTTTAGATTAgggtgggttgggttaggtaagataaggttggtttaggttagggtgggttggattaggttaagttaggttggtgtaggtaaggtaaggttggtttagattaggttgggttgggtaggATAAGGTTggtttagattaggttgggttgggttgggttaggttaagttaggttggtttaggtaaggttaggttagtctggTTTAGTTTTCCTTAATATATTTTagtttatgtattcttttatttcttttttatttctttttctttcagttattaatttactttttgattaggtttggtttaTGTTAAGttgggtttaggttaggttagtaagcCGTGAAGCGTATATGAAAGTGGTCCCATTCCGTCCTGCGTTTCCGGGACGGTTTTATTAGCTTATTTACTCAGGTAGGCAGGCAAGGTGCAGGCAAGGCTAGGTCATGGGTGGGAAaagtgacactctctctctctctctctctctctctctctctctctctctctctctctctctctctctctctctctctctctctctctctctcaaggattttttttttgtttcaaatAAATCccacttccttgttttttttcctttttctgttcgTGCTTTGCCtttgttttaattcttttttgtttactctttcttctcttccgtatttgttccccttccttcacttggGATCCTTTgttatattcttatttattcacatttcttgttcttgttgctcttgtactaatcatcatcatcatcatgttcttgttcttgttcttgctctctctctctctctctctctctctctctctctctctctctctctctctctctctctctctctctctctctctctctctctctctctctctctctccaatccatATTATAAAGTGCTCTTATGATAACTACTTAATGTTTCGTAGAAGTtaccatttattattattattattattattattattattattattattattattattattattattattattggtgtttttgttgctgctggtggtgtgtttgttattgttagtggtggtggtggtagtgtcgacaatagtggtaataataatgtttgtaTATTGTTTATATGTAAGTGATTTTAATCTATATTACAtgctgtgactctctctctctctctctctctctctctctctctctctctctctctctctctctctctctctctctctctctctctctctctctctctctctcttttcttcttccttccttccttccttccttccttccttccttccttccttctttctttctttctttctttctttctttctttctttctttctttctttctttctttctttctttctttctttcttccttccttccttccttccttccttccttccttccttcctccttcctcctccttccttcctccttccttccttccttccttccttccttgccttcgctcccttttttctctcccttctctccatccctccattcctccctctctcaataCTCCGTgacccagaaagagagagagaaaaaagagcacCTACTGACTcttaaggaaatgagagagagagagagagagagagagagagagagaatatgccacGCCCTTGTCCGTACCACGTTTAcctcccacgcctcctcctcctcctcctcctcctcctcctcctcctcctcctcctcctcctcctcttcaagtaTAGAATTGACgtcggaggaaggaaaaaaatgtgcgtgcgtgcgtgtgttgtgCGTGTGGCGTGGAGTTTGTGGTGGCGGAGTGGCGTGCATTGAAGGACATGGCCTCGTgtcccctccattcctcttctccccttcctccaccccttcGTCTCTCCTTCGGGCACTTACCTCGCCTTGGGGAGAGGTGGGGCAGGGTcttaggaggaggacgaggggagcgagagaaagagcagGTGTTTGAGTTAATGGTCtattttggatgtgtttgtgaGATAGAAGCaagtaagaaaggagagagagagagatttttttttgcgtatatgtaagtgtgtgtgtgtgtgtgtgtgagagagagagagagagagagagagagagagagagagagagagagagagagaatgattaatgttttctttgtttttctcaatAGTTTTGTCAGTTCTCATTTTTCATACGGGGAAAAAAAactgcacattttttttttcctccttgttagaatattaaacttttctttccattattttctattttgcgtttattctctttattttgcttttatttaagtGAGTGACGTGTTTGTGGGATAGGAACAAGtaagaaatgaggggaaatgaaggtagggctgttttggatgtgtttgtgaGGTAGAAGCAAataagaagtgagggaagactGTTTTGGATGTATTTGTAAGGCAGAAACCAGtaaaaaggaggggaagtgagggtagGGCTATTTGGGATGTGTTTGTGGGATAGGAACaagtaagaagggaggagaagtgagGGTAGGCTAGCAAACAGTAAGAAAGGAGGGGACGTGAGTGTTGTGGTAAGgctgttttggatgtg
The Portunus trituberculatus isolate SZX2019 chromosome 39, ASM1759143v1, whole genome shotgun sequence DNA segment above includes these coding regions:
- the LOC123515470 gene encoding mucin-2-like isoform X1: MSIFVIGRSVLDDAVGRSVVGPPAIGSSVIAGITRPVLGAASDVSPPDPPAAATTTTTTTTAAPTTTTTTTTTTTTTTTTTTTTTPPPPKLPANKDNTTNTNSAGARRSPNKRVLARLMKEQFDIFKDSLVAPTEAPAPTPAPTRKKASPGQASTSSTKNGGRGRSLQVGELTSKAERRAGPGEDPSGVHSGLLKPDAHPIPVTFTSLPGFPSRLPPAPPSRAPPRTATAPGPSSAGTPLRVEQRFSGAARPPSGRVTPSTNSQVGDLMRLLQTRLIGGLRTAMPGASRPPGQAPHQHFDPSIVVNFLTLVALSQQRSGGIRSSVQRNASPLGGPSITLPTLTEGNSESEFGPYSTGNDPSAGVDPSTIVLPPMLRQSLYSYLLPRLASLSALVETVPGVPGLDYPIIAAVPYTNFYCSEMPWPGFYADTEARCQAWHYCDLDGRQASFLCPNGTMFNQAFFVCDWWYNVDCQSAPYLYSLNERVFALPEVDETAPHRTLTAEILDTIFL
- the LOC123515470 gene encoding mucin-12-like isoform X2 → MSIFVIGRSVLDDAVGRSVVGPPAIGSSVIAGITRPVLGAASDVSPPDPPAAATTTTTTTTAAPTTTTTTTTTTTTTTTTTTTTTPPPPKLPANKDNTTNTNSAGARRSPNKRVLARLMKEQFDIFKDSLVAPTEAPAPTPAPTRKKASPGQASTSSTKNGGRGRSLQVGELTSKAERRAGPGEDPSGVHSGLLKPDAHPIPVTFTSLPGFPSRLPPAPPSRAPPRTATAPGPSSAGTPLRVEQRFSGAARPPSGRVTPSTNSQVGDLMRLLQTRLIGGLRTAMPGASRPPGQAPHQHFDPSIVVNFLTLVALSQQSGGIRSSVQRNASPLGGPSITLPTLTEGNSESEFGPYSTGNDPSAGVDPSTIVLPPMLRQSLYSYLLPRLASLSALVETVPGVPGLDYPIIAAVPYTNFYCSEMPWPGFYADTEARCQAWHYCDLDGRQASFLCPNGTMFNQAFFVCDWWYNVDCQSAPYLYSLNERVFALPEVDETAPHRTLTAEILDTIFL